A section of the Eublepharis macularius isolate TG4126 chromosome 1, MPM_Emac_v1.0, whole genome shotgun sequence genome encodes:
- the ABRACL gene encoding costars family protein ABRACL — protein sequence MNIEHEISLLVEEIQRLGTKNADGLLSVKFGVLFADEKCANLFEALVGTLKAAKRRKIVSYPGELLLQGVHDNVEILLLQD from the exons ATGAACATTGAACATGAAATCAGCCTTTTAGTTGAAGAGATTCAACGACTTGGGACCAAAA ATGCTGATGGGCTATTGAGTGTGAAGTTTGGGGTACTCTTTGCTGATGAAAAATGTGCCAACCTTTTTGAAGCATTAGTGGGCACCCTTAAAGCTGCAAAACGAAGAAAAATCGTTAGttatcctggagagctgctactgcAAGGAGTTCATGACAATGTTGAAATTTTATTACTGCAGGATTAG